A window of the Hippoglossus stenolepis isolate QCI-W04-F060 chromosome 8, HSTE1.2, whole genome shotgun sequence genome harbors these coding sequences:
- the LOC118113298 gene encoding lysosomal thioesterase PPT2-A, protein MKTSRLLLLLLLLLAGVCIYGYKPVVIVHGIFDGPKQFKTLSLFISKVHPGTEVSVIDLYNNVASLKPMWRQVQDFRKAIESIVSRAPDGIHLLCFSQGGLICRAVLSTTPDHNVHTFISLSSPQAGQYGDTSYLRWLFPEYIKKTVFRICYRRLGQKVSFCEYWNDPHHRPQYLQSNNFLPMLNGDRPHSNLKAWRENFLRIKKLVLIGGPDDGVITPWESSQFGFYDSDEHVVEMRKQEFYRNDTFGLKTLDARGGVSTCVQSGVKHVHWHNNYTVFSNCIEKWLT, encoded by the exons ATGAAGACAtcgcggctgctgctgctgctgctgctgctcctggcAGGAGTTTGCATCTACGGATACAAGCCTGTTGTCATCGTGCACGGGATCTTTGATGGACCGAAGCAGTTCAaaactctgtctctgttcatATCCAAG GTGCATCCAGGTACCGAGGTGTCAGTGATCGACTTGTACAACAACGTGGCCAGTCTGAAGCCCATGTGGAGGCAGGTCCAAGACTTCAGGAAAGCCATCGAGTCCATCGTGAGCAGGGCTCCCGATGGCATCCATCTTCTGTGCTTCTCACAAG gtgGATTGATTTGTCGAGCTGTTCTCTCCACGACTCCAGACCACAACGTGCACACCTTCATCTCACTGTCGTCGCCTCAGGCCGGGCAATATGGAG ACACTAGTTACCTGCGGTGGCTGTTTCCTGAGTACATAAAGAAGACTGTGTTTAGAATCTGCTACAGGAGACTGGGACAGAAAGTTTCCTTCTGCGAATACTGGAACG ACCCTCACCACAGGCCCCAGTACCTGCAGAGCAACAACTTCCTGCCGATGCTAAACGGTGACAGACCTCACAGCAACCTGAAAG CATGGAGGGAAAACTTTCTACGCATCAAGAAGCTTGTGCTGATTGGAGGACCGGACGATGGCGTCATCACACCGTGGGAGTCCAG CCAGTTTGGATTCTATGACAGCGACGAGCATGTTGTGGAAATGAGGAAGCAGGAG TTTTACAGGAATGACACGTTTGGCCTGAAGACGCTGGACGCTCGCGGCGGCGTGTCGACGTGTGTTCAGTCCGGAGTGAAGCACGTCCACTGGCACAACAACTACACAGTGTTCAGCAACTGCATCGAGAAGTGGCTCACGTGA
- the dhx16 gene encoding pre-mRNA-splicing factor ATP-dependent RNA helicase DHX16 gives MANLEQWVNDRLHDILGLSDRYVAQFMIGTARKAMNAEDFVTRLEQTGTIDINPSVIAFATELFDKIPRKLVVEKPAREIERQAIEMDRKNRTYTLLEDSVSDEETVVEKQKGKKKSKDRGNKRKHIRKKKESESSSEDEAPKGGNAGQSVQKEVEEEEEEWEKEERERVQDIEERDAFAERVRLKDKDKTRNIAERTDKKAYEEAQKRLKMAEEDQNQMLPELRKQSRWEYLKKRESEKLEDLEAEIIDDEYLFSTDELTQREKKELEYKRTLRDLAKDYKKAGAKEHEERKNRYYMPEEKRGKEVPQRDLVLEESPMELGGEQGRWEEERLKTASLSFGAKKERELGMRHEQDKYQLILEEEEMIDFVSTAITMKGTRADKDQEEPSLSQAEQKKQSMQEVRRSLPIFPFREDLLAAIQKHQILVIEGETGSGKTTQIPQYLLENGYSEGGMKIGCTQPRRVAAMSVAARVAQEMGVKLGNEVGYCIRFEDCTSERTVLKYMTDGMLLREFLTEPDLASYSVILIDEAHERTLHTDILFGLIKDIARFRPDLKVLVASATLDTERFSCFFDDAPVFRIPGRRFPVDIFYTKAPEADYLEACVVSVLQIHVTQSPGDVLVFLTGQEEIEACCELLQERCRRLGSKIAELLVLPIYANLPSDMQAKIFNPTPPGARKVVVATNIAETSLTIDGIIYVIDPGFCKQKSYNARTGMESLIVTPCSRASANQRAGRAGRVAAGKCFRLYTAWAFKHEMEDSTVPEIQRTNLGNVVLLLKSLGINDLIHFDFMDPPPHETLVLALEQLYALGALNHLGELTKLGRRMAELPVDPMMSKMILASEQYKCSEEVLTIAAMLSVNNSIFYRPKDKMVHADNARMNFVVPGGDHLVLLNVYTQWVESGFSTQWCYENFIQFRSMRRARDVREQLEGLMDRIEVEVVTSPEDSVPIRKAVTAGYFYHTSRLSKGGYKTVKHQQTVYTHPNSSLFEEQPRWLIYHELVFTTKEFMRQVIEIDSAWLLEVAPHYYKSKELEDTSSRKMPRKQGKTKDELG, from the exons ATGGCTAATCTGGAGCAGTGGGTCAATGACCGTCTCCATGACATCCTGGGGTTGAGTGACAGGTACGTGGCTCAGTTCATGATTGGCACCGCACGGAAAGCGATGAATGCGGAAGACTTCGTGACTCGCCTCGAGCAGACGGGCACGATTGATATCAACCCGAGTGTGATTGCCTTCGCGACAGAGCTCTTCGACAAG ATTCCTCGCAAGCTAGTTGTTGAGAAACCCGCCCGGGAGATAGAACGGCAGGCCATTGAAATGGACAGGAAGAATCGCACATACACGTTACTGGAAGACAGTGTAAGCGATGAAGAAACTGTGGTGGagaaacaaaaagggaaaaagaagagTAAGgacagaggaaacaagaggaagcacatcagaaagaagaaagagagtgagTCGTCCAGTGAGGATGAAGCACCTAAAGG GGGTAATGCAGGCCAGTCGGTCCAGAAAgaagtagaagaggaggaggaagaatgggAGAAGGAAGAGCGAGAGCGAGTGCAAGACATTGAAGAGAGAGATGCATTTGCCGAGCGAGTGAggctgaaagacaaagacaagaccCGCAATATAGCGGAGAGAACTGACAAAAAG gCTTACGAGGAAGCTCAGAAGAGGCTGAAGATGGCTGAAGAGGATCAAAATCAAATG TTGCCAGAGTTGAGGAAGCAGTCTCGCTGGGAGTATCTAAAgaagagagagtcagagaagcTGGAGGACCTGGAGGCCGAGATCATTGACGACGAGTACCTTTTCTCTACCGACGAGCTGActcagagggagaaaaaggagtTAGAATACAAACGCACCCTTCGCGACCTGGCTAAAGATTACAAAAAGGCCGGTGCCAAGGAACacgaggagaggaagaacagatactacatgcCGGAAGAAAAGAGAGGCAAG GAGGTGCCTCAGAGGGACCTGGTGCTGGAGGAATCTCCCATGGAGCTGGGAGGGGAGCAAGGCcgctgggaggaggagaggctgaagACGGCCTCTCTCAGCTTCGGGGCAAAGAAGGAGCGAGAGCTGGGGATGAGGCATGAGCAGGACAAGTACCAGCTgatcctggaggaggaggagatgatcgACTTCGTCAGCACTGCCATTACCATGAAGGGAACTCGGGCCGATAAG GATCAGGAGGAACCGTCTCTGTCGCAGGCGGAGCAGAAGAAACAGTCCATGCAGGAGGTCCGACGCAGCCTTCCCATCTTCCCTTTCAGAGAGGACCTGCTAGCCGCCATCCAAAAGCACCAGATCCTGGTCATTGAAGGGGAGACGGGCTCCGGAAAAACCACCCAGATCCCACAGTATCTCTTGGAAAAC GGCTACAGTGAAGGAGGCATGAAGATCGGATGCACGCAGCCTCGCAGAGTGGCAGCCATGTCAGTTGCAGCCCGAGTGGCACAGGAAATGGGAGTCAAACTTGGGAATGAG GTGGGTTACTGCATTCGTTTTGAAGACTGCACATCAGAGAGAACGGTGCTCAAGTACATGACCGACGGCATGCTGCTCCGAGAGTTTCTCACTGAGCCCGACCTGGCCAGCTACAG tGTGATCCTCATAGACGAGGCCCACGAGCGAACTCTCCACACAGACATCCTGTTCGGTCTGATTAAAGACATCGCCAGGTTCAGGCCCGACCTGAAGGTGCTGGTGGCCAGCGCCACTCTGGACACCGAGCGCTTCTCCTGCTTTTTCGACGACGCACCTGTCTTCAGGATCCCAGGCAGGAGGTTCCCCGTCGATATCTTCTACACTAaa GCTCCAGAGGCCGACTACCTGGAAGCATGTGTGGTGTCAGTGCTACAGATCCACGTCACCCAGTCTCCTGGAGACGTTCTGGTCTTCCTCACTGGACAA GAGGAGATCGAAGCGTGTTGCGAGCTGCTCCAGGAGAGATGCAGGCGGCTGGGATCTAAGATAGCTGAGCTGCTGGTACTTCCCATCTACGCCAACCTGCCGTCTGACATGCAGGCAAAGATCTTCAACCCCACTCCACCTGGCGCCCGGAAG GTGGTGGTGGCTACCAACATAGCAGAAACTTCCTTGACCATAGATGGCATCATCTACGTCATTGATCCTGGTTTTTGCAAGCAGAAGAGTTACAATGCCCGCACTGGCATGGAGTCGCTCATTGTCACGCCCTGCTCACGG GCTTCAGCCAACCAGAGAGCAGGCCGTGCAGGCAGAGTGGCTGCTGGGAAATGTTTCAGGCTTTACACAGCGTGGGCCTTTAAACATGAAATGGAGGATTCGACTGTGCCTGAGATTCAGAGAACCAACCTGGGAAACGTAGTCCTTCTGCTGAAGAGTCTGG GCATCAATGACCTCATTCACTTTGACTTCATGGACCCACCTCCTCATGAAACTCTGGTCTTGGCCCTGGAGCAGCTCTACGCTCTCGGAGCACTCAACCACCTAGGAGAGCTCACCAAG CTGGGTCGCAGGATGGCTGAGTTACCCGTGGACCCCATGATGAGCAAGATGATCCTGGCCTCCGAGCA GTACAAGTGTTCAGAGGAAGTGTTGACAATAGCCGCCATGCTGTCGGTGAACAACTCTATTTTCTACCGGCCCAAAGACAAGATGGTGCACGCCGACAACGCCAGGATGAACTTTGTGGTGCCAGGGGGAGACCACCTGGTGCTGCTCAACGTCTACACACAG TGGGTGGAGAGCGGCTTCTCCACACAGTGGTGCTACGAGAACTTTATCCAGTTCCGCTCCATGAGACGAGCCCGGGATGTCAGGGAGCAGCTGGAGGGTCTGATGGATCGCATTGAGGTGGAGGTGGTCACCTCCCCGGAAGACAGTGTGCCCATTCGCAAG GCGGTGACTGCAGGATATTTCTATCACACGTCGCGACTGAGCAAAGGCGGCTACAAGACGGTGAAGCACCAGCAGACGGTCTACACCCACCCCAACAGCTCGCTGTTCGAGGAGCAGCCCCGCTGGCTCATCTACCACGAGCTGGTCTTCACCACGAAGGAGTTCATGAGACAG GTGATCGAAATAGACAGTGCATGGCTGCTTGAAGTCGCTCCCCACTACTACAAGAGCAAAGAGCTGGAGgacaccagcagcaggaagatgCCCCGTAAACAGGGGAAAACCAAAGATGAGCTGGGTTGA
- the rnf183 gene encoding E3 ubiquitin-protein ligase RNF183 gives MSDNRERQWREGSRSQSQGPQLAPNVKPKLGQKERSSKEDQLKREKTPKPRRSRSIDSERGERGRRRERDRHHREWRQRGRSEEARRRDRKDRESDRRKVKPPEDDVEETECAICFCSYDNIFRTPKLLVCGHTFCLECLARINVTSPELKTLSCPVCRELTEIPHGKDLPRLGNNEDIISKLPADMQRVLSIRFKRNKGKLVLKNPPPTSPTKATAITLPKKSQDGQATAGGDLELNAMEQSMVQATVVDVGRPPSRVRGRLRRLFRSDRCYYAVVVTIIVITASLMLVGILAFVIVPNMVIHQLPPQQNQTSNSTPGSGGGFTRP, from the coding sequence ATGAGCGATAACAGGGAGAGACAATGGCGAGAGGGGAGCCGCAGCCAGAGCCAGGGACCCCAACTGGCCCCCAACGTCAAGCCCAAACTGGGCCAGAAGGAGAGGAGCAGCAAGGAGGACCAGTTGAAGAGGGAGAAGACACCAAAACCTCGACGATCCAGGAGTATCGACTCAGAGAggggggaaagagggaggaggagagaaagagacaggcaCCACAGAGAGTGGCGACAGCGTGGAAGGAGCGAGGAGGCCCGGAGACGAGACAGGAAAGATAGGGAGAGCGACCGCAGGAAGGTGAAGCCCCCTGAAGATGACGTGGAGGAGACCGAGTGCGCCATTTGCTTCTGCTCCTACGACAACATCTTCAGGACCCCAAAGCTGCTGGTGTGCGGGCACACCTTCTGTCTGGAGTGCCTCGCTCGCATCAACGTGACCTCCCCTGAGCTCAAGACTCTGTCGTGCCCTGTGTGTCGTGAGCTGACCGAGATCCCACATGGCAAGGACCTGCCACGCCTGGGCAACAATGAGGACATCATCAGCAAACTCCCAGCGGACATGCAGAGGGTACTGTCCATCCGCTTCAAGCGCAACAAGGGAAAACTGGTCCTGAAGAACCCTCCTCCCACCAGCCCCACCAAGGCTACAGCCATCACGCTGCCTAAGAAGAGTCAGGACGGGCAGGCGACAGCAGGCGGTGACCTCGAACTCAATGCAATGGAGCAGAGTATGGTACAAGCCACTGTGGTGGATGTAGGTCGGCCTCCAAGCAGGGTGAGAGGTCGCCTGCGCAGGTTGTTCCGCTCGGACCGGTGTTACTACGCCGTGGTGGTGACCATCATTGTCATCACTGCGTCGCTCATGCTGGTGGGGATTCTGGCCTTTGTGATCGTACCGAACATGGTCATTCACCAGCTGCCCCCCCAACAAAACCAGACGTCAAACAGTACACCAGGAAGTGGAGGTGGATTCACTAGACCCTGA
- the LOC118113761 gene encoding uncharacterized protein LOC118113761 isoform X1: MASTPSASALSAVLRCRGNIWARNPPTKRPASAGCSLGLAAGARRDPPAERNRPNRPSAWEVGERAAVGGRLTVTCASPQADGNVLRGKDFSEINKSYDPKLSRLAPGVQNALVRSLTHKLKSNLPVTDKCSRMIQVIECETYAAHICNFIPLKGSSELPAAVWKVSITSPCLNAGQLSLVRTGLKSPCVSLTALLSHFMSVRLVVWRRSDDSPLSQQEEKSLNDEDLQENGQILSSISLTSSENNCGQRVTEDRPD, translated from the exons ATGGCCTCCACACCCTCCGCCTCTGCCCTGTCCGCTGTCCTCCGGTGTAGAGGGAATATCTGGGCCAGGAACCCGCCGACCAAGCGGCCTGCATCCGCCGGCTGCAGCCTCGGACTGGCCGCCGGAGCGCGACGCGACCCTCCGGCTGAGCGCAACCGGCCAAACCGGCCCTCAGCGTGGGAGGTGGGAGAGCGTGCGGCGGTCGGAGGGAGACTGACTGTGACGTGTGCGTCCCCGCAGGCGGATGGTAACGTGTTGAGAGGAAAAGATTTCAGCGAGATTAATAAATCATATGATCCAAAACTGTCCCGCTTGGCGCCCGGTGTTCAGAACGCGCTGGTGCGTTCGCTGACGCACAAACTGAAATCGAACCTGCCTGTGACAGATAAATGTTCCAGGATGATCCAAGTGATCGAATGCGAAACATATGCTGCACACATCTGTAACTTTATACCTCTGAAGGGAAGCAGCGAGTTGCCGGCTGCAGTTTGGAAAGTTTCCATAACGTCCCCGTGTTTAAATGCAGGACAGTTGTCTTTGGTGCGGACGGGTTTAAAGAGTCCCTGCGTCTCTCTGACTGCTCTGCTGTCACACTTCATGTCTGTGAGGCTGGTGGTGTGGAGGAGGTCTGATGATTCACCACTGAGccaacaggaggagaaaagccTCAACGATGAAGACCTGCAG GAAAATGGACAGATCCTCAGCTCCATatccctcacctcctctgagaACAACTGTGGACAGAGGGTCACAGAGGACAGACCCGACTGA
- the LOC118113761 gene encoding uncharacterized protein LOC118113761 isoform X2, protein MASTPSASALSAVLRCRGNIWARNPPTKRPASAGCSLGLAAGARRDPPAERNRPNRPSAWEVGERAAVGGRLTVTCASPQADGQLSLVRTGLKSPCVSLTALLSHFMSVRLVVWRRSDDSPLSQQEEKSLNDEDLQENGQILSSISLTSSENNCGQRVTEDRPD, encoded by the exons ATGGCCTCCACACCCTCCGCCTCTGCCCTGTCCGCTGTCCTCCGGTGTAGAGGGAATATCTGGGCCAGGAACCCGCCGACCAAGCGGCCTGCATCCGCCGGCTGCAGCCTCGGACTGGCCGCCGGAGCGCGACGCGACCCTCCGGCTGAGCGCAACCGGCCAAACCGGCCCTCAGCGTGGGAGGTGGGAGAGCGTGCGGCGGTCGGAGGGAGACTGACTGTGACGTGTGCGTCCCCGCAGGCGGATG GACAGTTGTCTTTGGTGCGGACGGGTTTAAAGAGTCCCTGCGTCTCTCTGACTGCTCTGCTGTCACACTTCATGTCTGTGAGGCTGGTGGTGTGGAGGAGGTCTGATGATTCACCACTGAGccaacaggaggagaaaagccTCAACGATGAAGACCTGCAG GAAAATGGACAGATCCTCAGCTCCATatccctcacctcctctgagaACAACTGTGGACAGAGGGTCACAGAGGACAGACCCGACTGA
- the mgat1a gene encoding alpha-1,3-mannosyl-glycoprotein 2-beta-N-acetylglucosaminyltransferase a yields the protein MFRKKGSLILCGMFVFITWNAILVLLLRGRPAPGPSGVPGQEKGEVGQRPTNDVVGDVLRMADVFEAELELQKKILIQIKSHQSLWDPSNRNKQKVVAAPEPVIPILVIACNRVTVRRCLDKLLQHRPSAELYPIIVSQDCGHTETAEVIRSYGDKVIHLKQPNLSDVAVRPEHKKFQGYYKISRHYHWALNQVFKTLSHSSVVIVEDDLEVAPDFFEYFRSLLPLLKSDPSLWCVSAWNDNGRDGYVDPGKADVLYRTDFFPGLGWMLLGEVWEELEPKWPASFWDDWMRQPEQRRDRACIRPEVSRTLTFGRQGVSLGQFYDKYLRYIKLNAEFVPFTKLDLSYLKEETYRNNFEKEVYSAPVVTYEDVNQGQLKRPGPFRLQYSSKDSFKMLAKNLGIMDDLKSGVPRTGYRGVVSFMSRGRRIYLAPPPGWMKYDRTWS from the exons ATGTTCCGCAAGAAAGGCTCCCTCATACTATGCGGTATGTTCGTGTTTATCACCTGGAATGCCATACTTGTGCTCCTGCTGCGGGGCCGGCCAGCACCCGGGCCCTCGGGCGTGCCTGGCCAAGAGAAGGGGGAAGTGGGTCAAAGGCCTACGAATGATGTCGTTGGAGATGTGCTCCGAATGGCCGACGTGTTCGAGGCAGAGCTCGAACTGCAGAAGAAAATCCTGATCCAGATCAAGAGTCACCAGTCACTGTGGGATCCGtcgaacagaaacaaacagaaggtCGTAGCTGCACCTGAGCCCGTCATTCCTATCCTGGTTATTGCCTGTAACAGGGTCACTGTGAGACGCTGCTTGGACAAACTCCTGCAGCACCGTCCCTCAGCAGAGCTTTACCCAATCATAGTGAGTCAAGACTGTGGACACACTGAGACTGCTGAAGTGATTCGCTCTTATGGAGATAAAGTGATTCATCTAAAACAGCCGAACTTGTCAGACGTCGCTGTGCGGCCAGAGCACAAGAAGTTTCAGGGTTACTACAAAATCTCCAGGCATTACCACTGGGCTCTCAACCAAGTGTTCAAGACCCTTTCTCATTCCTCTGTTGTGATTGTAGAGGATGATTTGGAG GTGGCACCAGACTTCTTCGAGTACTTCCGCTCCCTGCTGCCACTTTTGAAATCCGATCCgagtctgtggtgtgtgtccGCCTGGAATGACAATGGCAGGGACGGCTACGTGGATCCTGGGAAGGCTGATGTTCTCTACCGGACCGACTTCTTCCCTGGTCTGGGGTGGATGCTCCTCGGGGAGGtgtgggaggagctggagccaaaaTGGCCTGCCTCATTCTGGGACGACTGGATGCGTCAGCCAGAGCAGCGCCGCGACCGTGCCTGTATCCGCCCTGAAGTCTCACGGACTTTAACGTTTGGCCGTCAAGGTGTGAGTCTGGGTCAGTTTTATGACAAGTACCTGCGCTACATTAAACTGAATGCCGAATTTGTGCCTTTCACAAAGTTAGACTTGAGCTACTTGAAGGAGGAGACGTACAGAAACAATTTTGAAAAGGAAGTTTACAGTGCTCCTGTGGTTACATATGAAGATGTAAACCAGGGGCAGCTAAAAAGACCTGGGCCCTTCCGCCTTCAATACTCAAGCAAGGACAGTTTTAAAATGCTGGCCAAAAACCTGGGCATCATGGATGACTTGAAGTCTGGAGTCCCAAGAACAGGATACAGAGGAGTCGTCAGTTTCATGTCAAGAGGAAGGAGAATCTACCTGgctcctcctccaggatggaTGAAGTATGATCGCACCTGGAGCTGA